A window of Gemmatimonadaceae bacterium genomic DNA:
GCAGGTTGTGCCCTTCACCGGGAATGTAGGCCGTGACCTCGAACCCGTTCGTGAGCCGCACACGAGCCACCTTCCGCAACGCAGAATTCGGCTTCTTGGGCGTCGTCGTGTATACGCGCGTGCAGACGCCGCGCTTCTGCGGATTTCCCCGGAGCGCCGGCGCCTTCTCTTTCTTTTCGACGTCCTGGCGACTGCGCCGGACAAGCTGATTGATAGTCGGCATAACCTCTGTAGCGCGAACGAAGCCGCCCCACGGGCGGTAGAGAACGATAAAGTTAGACCGCCCGGAAAAGTGTGTCAACTACTTGAGATGTGCTTTCTTACCGATCACGGTCCAATTGGCGCCTCGGATCCGTGCCGCCGGTAGAAGGCGAACTTCCAAAGCACCCAGCTCCGCACCTTCTTCCCATCCTTCTTCGCCGGCTCATACCTCAGTTTCGGCAGCATCCTCTCGACTGACTGTGTGAACGCCGAGTCGCTCGTGGAGACCACCTTGAAGGTTGAGGAGTCGACGCAACCCATCGTGTCGACCACGAACTTGCCAACCACTGAAGCATCGCCCGACAGCTTCATGTCGGCCTCGGCCGTACCATTGTAGTTCTGACCTATGGTGCCGGGCCACGGAATCTGCGGATTGCCGCGCTCCGGCACCGCCTGCTGATCCACATCCACGTCATAGATGTGCGACGTGTCGAGCTGGTTGAGCGCCCAACCGTGGCCGCCGCACTTCGGCCGTCCATCGCGCACGGACGCCGAGCTCCGCACCGGTACCGCGAACGCAACCGCGACCGCTCCCACTCCAATGAATCCGACAACAGATCCGCGCATGAGACCCTCCGGTAAGAGTTGGTCGACTGCTCATGCATCCGGCACACATGGCCGGCGAACAAGACGGCCCGGACAACCGTAGGTCGCCCGGGCCGAGACTTGCCAGTTCCTGCGCTCATTCCTCCGCTATTCGTCGCCGCCCAAGGGGAACGGTGACGGAATCGCGCTCGCGGTACTCGTGAGCAGCGGAGCGAATGGAGCTTCGGTGAGAGCCGATTGCACCTCGGGCTGCGGTGGCGGCTCCACGCCTTCGATTTCGACATCGCTATACCGATACTGCCCGGTACCCGCGGGAATCAAGTGTCCGATAATGATATTCTCCTTGAGTCCCAACAAGTCGTCCCGGGCGCCGCGAATTGCCGCGTCCGTTAGGACGCGGGTGGTTTCCTGGAACGACGCGGCCGAAATGAACGACTGTGTGGTGAGGCTCGCCTTCGTGATGCCGAGCAGCAGCGGTTCCGAGGTGGCCGGCTGGTGCGACTTCTTCTGCGCCCGGTCGTTGACCTCGCGGAACGTGCCCTTGTCCACGTGCTCGCCTTCGAGCAACTCGGTGTCGCCCGGATCGAGGATACGCACCTTCTGCAGCATTTGACGGACGATCACGCCAATGTGCTTGTCGTTGATCTTCACGCCCTGCAGCCGGTACACCTCCTGGACCTCGTTCAACAGATATTCTTGCACCGCGCGCGGTCCCTTGATCCGCAAGATGTCGTGCGGGTTCACCGGACCTTCCGACAGACGGTCGCCGGCGCGCACGCGGTCGCCCTCGTGCACGCGCAAGTGCTTGCCGGCCGGCACCTCGTAGAGCTGCGCCGCCTGGCTGTCGTCGACCACGGCCTGGTTGCCGTCGCCTAACTTGAGCGGCTGGACGAAGATCTCGCGCTTGCCGCGCTTGATCTCGCCGAACCGGACCACGCCATCGATCTCCGAGATCGTGGCCGGATCCTTCGGCCGCCGCGCCTCGAACAACTCGGCGACACGCGGCAGACCGCCCGTGATGTCGC
This region includes:
- the rpsL gene encoding 30S ribosomal protein S12, coding for MPTINQLVRRSRQDVEKKEKAPALRGNPQKRGVCTRVYTTTPKKPNSALRKVARVRLTNGFEVTAYIPGEGHNLQEHSIVLIRGGRVKDLPGVRYHIVRGTLDASGVNGRNKSRSKYGAKKPKAGAGGRK
- a CDS encoding energy transducer TonB, giving the protein MRGSVVGFIGVGAVAVAFAVPVRSSASVRDGRPKCGGHGWALNQLDTSHIYDVDVDQQAVPERGNPQIPWPGTIGQNYNGTAEADMKLSGDASVVGKFVVDTMGCVDSSTFKVVSTSDSAFTQSVERMLPKLRYEPAKKDGKKVRSWVLWKFAFYRRHGSEAPIGP